In Rhizobium sp. N324, a single genomic region encodes these proteins:
- a CDS encoding ubiquinone biosynthesis hydroxylase, with product MLDMLVVGGGYVGLSAAVAVKQAAPHLNVAVVEAAPEHVWKNDTRASAVIAAAAKMLEIFGVWNEIEPEAQPITKMIVTDSKTADPVRPVFLTFDGEVAEGRPFAHMIPNVAMVAALRGVCERLGIDIRHGLGATELKTHDSHVTVTLSDGSTLESRLLVACDGVRSKLRDLAGIKTVTWDYGQSGIVATVEHERPHEGCAEEHFLPAGPFAILPLRNNRSSLVWTERTHDADRLVAADDLVFEEELERRFGHKLGALKIIGDKRAFPLGLTLARAFVAPRFALAGDAAHGIHPISGQGLNLGFKDVAALAETIVEADRLGLDIGSINILERYQTWRRFDTFRMGMTTDVLNRLFSNDATPIRIARDVGLGIVDRLPRLKSFLIGQAAGTTAKDNPRLLAGQAI from the coding sequence ATGCTGGATATGCTGGTTGTGGGCGGGGGTTATGTCGGCCTTTCCGCCGCTGTCGCGGTCAAGCAGGCAGCACCGCATCTGAATGTCGCGGTCGTCGAGGCGGCCCCGGAACATGTCTGGAAAAACGATACGCGCGCTTCGGCCGTCATCGCGGCGGCAGCGAAAATGCTCGAAATCTTCGGCGTCTGGAACGAGATCGAGCCGGAGGCTCAGCCGATCACCAAGATGATCGTCACCGACTCGAAAACCGCCGATCCGGTGCGACCGGTGTTTCTCACCTTCGACGGCGAAGTGGCCGAAGGCCGGCCTTTCGCCCATATGATCCCGAATGTGGCGATGGTCGCAGCGCTGCGCGGCGTCTGCGAGCGCCTCGGCATCGACATCCGCCATGGCCTCGGCGCCACGGAGCTGAAGACGCACGACAGCCACGTCACCGTCACGCTTTCCGACGGCAGCACGCTGGAGAGCCGGCTGCTGGTGGCCTGCGACGGTGTGCGCTCAAAACTGCGCGACCTCGCCGGCATCAAGACCGTCACCTGGGACTACGGCCAGTCCGGCATCGTTGCGACAGTCGAGCATGAACGGCCGCATGAGGGCTGCGCCGAGGAGCATTTCCTGCCGGCCGGACCCTTCGCCATCCTGCCGCTCAGAAACAACCGCTCCTCGCTGGTCTGGACGGAGCGCACACATGACGCCGACCGGTTGGTCGCCGCCGACGATCTGGTTTTCGAGGAGGAGCTCGAACGCCGCTTCGGCCACAAGCTCGGGGCGCTGAAGATCATCGGCGACAAACGCGCCTTCCCGCTCGGCCTGACACTCGCCCGCGCCTTCGTCGCGCCGCGTTTTGCGCTGGCCGGCGACGCCGCCCATGGCATTCACCCGATTTCGGGACAGGGCCTCAACCTCGGCTTCAAGGATGTGGCGGCCCTTGCCGAAACCATCGTCGAGGCCGATCGCCTCGGCCTCGATATCGGCTCGATCAACATTCTCGAACGCTACCAGACCTGGCGGCGCTTCGACACCTTCCGCATGGGCATGACGACCGACGTGCTGAACCGGCTGTTCTCCAACGACGCAACACCGATCCGCATCGCCCGCGACGTCGGCCTCGGCATTGTCGACCGGCTGCCGCGCCTCAAATCCTTCTTGATCGGCCAGGCGGCCGGAACGACCGCCAAGGACAATCCGCGGCTGCTGGCCGGCCAAGCAATTTGA
- a CDS encoding HNH endonuclease, producing MGFGVFIHRSDSIYDDSPAERYQFPSQYLQRVQGCLGDWIIYYEPRKVTETRGYFAVARVERVIPDPAAPGMYLALIEPGSYLDFVNPIPFSGADGVVERSVLNTQDRISGRAQSAVRPISSDDFSRIIALGLDNSEPLLPRVDANASSSGFEEEQAPFQFEQSRDRVSFVASRIVRDRVFRQVVLRAYDKRCAITGLKLINGGGRAEVDAAHIRPVEASGPDIVSNGIALSGTAHWMFDRGFIGLTDDLEILISRHVNDPDAVRDLINKTGRAIMPRRAFERPHAHFLQWHREHCFKQ from the coding sequence ATGGGATTCGGGGTCTTCATCCACCGCTCAGATTCGATTTACGACGACAGCCCCGCTGAGCGATATCAGTTTCCTAGCCAGTATCTCCAGCGTGTCCAAGGCTGCCTCGGCGACTGGATCATCTACTACGAACCTCGAAAGGTCACAGAGACCCGAGGTTACTTCGCTGTGGCAAGGGTTGAGCGGGTCATTCCTGATCCCGCTGCGCCGGGCATGTATCTGGCACTGATTGAACCCGGAAGTTATCTCGACTTCGTAAACCCTATTCCCTTCAGTGGAGCCGACGGCGTTGTCGAGCGTAGCGTGCTGAACACGCAAGACCGGATTTCCGGCCGTGCGCAGTCGGCTGTTCGCCCGATTTCGTCGGACGACTTCAGCCGGATCATTGCGTTGGGCCTCGATAACAGCGAGCCATTGCTGCCGCGCGTCGACGCCAATGCATCCTCTTCGGGCTTTGAGGAAGAGCAGGCACCGTTCCAATTCGAGCAGAGCCGCGACCGTGTGAGTTTTGTCGCGTCACGGATCGTTCGAGATCGAGTGTTCCGGCAGGTCGTCTTGCGCGCCTATGACAAACGTTGCGCGATTACCGGGCTCAAACTGATCAACGGTGGAGGCCGGGCAGAGGTCGATGCAGCGCATATCCGACCGGTCGAGGCGAGCGGTCCCGATATCGTCAGCAACGGAATTGCTCTATCCGGTACGGCCCATTGGATGTTCGATCGAGGATTTATAGGCCTGACGGATGATCTGGAGATTCTCATCTCCCGACACGTTAACGATCCCGACGCGGTGCGCGATCTGATCAACAAAACCGGCCGCGCGATAATGCCCCGCCGAGCATTTGAACGACCGCACGCGCATTTCCTGCAGTGGCACCGCGAACACTGCTTCAAGCAGTAG
- a CDS encoding Trm112 family protein, which produces MDEKLSRVDPKLLDLLVCPLSKGRLSYDREHNELVSEKARLAYPIRDGIPIMLVSEARRLDE; this is translated from the coding sequence ATGGACGAAAAACTCAGCCGCGTCGATCCGAAACTGCTCGATCTCCTGGTCTGCCCGCTCTCCAAGGGCCGGCTTTCCTATGATCGCGAGCACAATGAGCTTGTCTCGGAAAAAGCGCGGCTTGCCTATCCGATCCGCGACGGCATTCCGATCATGCTGGTCTCCGAAGCCCGCCGCCTCGACGAATAA
- the tesB gene encoding acyl-CoA thioesterase II: MTREISGPSAMETLLATLDLEPIEVDIFRGRSPQAGWQRVFGGQVIGQALMAAQRTIEGARFVHSLHAYFMRPGDPSVPIIYQAERIRDGSSFNTRRVVAIQHGKAIFTLSASFQVEEPGFDHQIAMPEVQMPEALLGEQQIKDQYLTHAPEAIRKYWQRERPIEIRPVSLTHYFSDKKLDPKQDVWVRATGPVPDDRLYQAAVLAYLSDMTLLDTSLYAHGTSIFDQSLQVASLDHSMWFHRPCRLDDWLLYTQDSPSASGARGLTRGSLFTRSGVLIASVAQEGLIRKKANE, from the coding sequence ATGACGCGCGAAATATCAGGGCCTTCGGCGATGGAGACGCTGCTTGCGACGCTCGACCTGGAGCCGATCGAGGTCGATATCTTCCGTGGGCGCAGCCCGCAGGCGGGCTGGCAGCGGGTCTTCGGCGGCCAGGTGATCGGCCAGGCGCTGATGGCGGCGCAGCGCACCATCGAGGGCGCGCGTTTCGTCCATTCGCTGCATGCTTATTTCATGCGCCCCGGCGATCCCTCGGTGCCGATCATCTACCAGGCGGAGCGCATCCGCGACGGATCAAGCTTCAATACGCGGCGCGTCGTCGCCATCCAGCACGGCAAGGCGATCTTCACGCTGTCGGCTTCCTTCCAGGTGGAGGAGCCGGGCTTCGACCACCAGATCGCCATGCCCGAGGTGCAGATGCCCGAAGCGCTGCTCGGCGAACAGCAGATCAAGGATCAGTATCTGACGCATGCGCCGGAGGCGATCCGAAAATACTGGCAGCGCGAGCGACCGATCGAGATCCGTCCCGTCTCGCTGACGCATTATTTTTCCGACAAGAAGCTCGACCCCAAACAGGACGTCTGGGTCCGCGCCACCGGCCCGGTTCCCGACGACCGGCTCTATCAGGCGGCGGTACTTGCCTATCTCTCGGACATGACGCTGCTCGATACGTCGCTCTATGCGCATGGCACCTCCATCTTCGATCAGAGCCTGCAGGTGGCGAGCCTCGATCATTCCATGTGGTTCCACAGACCCTGCAGGCTCGACGACTGGCTGCTCTATACGCAGGACAGCCCTTCGGCTTCGGGCGCCAGAGGGCTGACCCGCGGCAGCCTCTTTACCCGATCAGGCGTGCTGATCGCCTCCGTTGCGCAGGAAGGTCTGATTCGGAAAAAGGCAAATGAATAA
- a CDS encoding M81 family metallopeptidase — MRIAVGGIHIECSTYNPVLNEERDFRVLRGEALLASPYFGFLKDYDAEFLPTIHARAIAGGPVSRVTYEAFKSEFLERLKPLLPLDGLYLAMHGAMYVEGMEDAEGDWIGAARALVGENCTVAASYDLHGNVTQRIIDALDIFSTYRTAPHIDVEETMRRSVFMLVKSLKTGVRPAVLWAPIPVVLPGERTSTVDEPAKGLYGMLPEIDAIDGVWDASLMVGYVWADEPRATAAAIMTGTDRAVLEREATHLASAYWDAREDFVFGCETGSVEECVAKAIASPTAPVVLAESGDNPTGGGVGDRAEVLAELIAKGATGVVFAGITDKAATEACYAGGIGAALNLSVGASLDTKGSKPVAARFTVKFLHETPDPSDRQAVVSIGGIDLVLAAKRRPYHNIADFTRLGLDPHGARIVVVKSGYLSPELAPIANPNLMALSTGVVDQFVERLPRLCKVHPTYPFDKDFAFEPQVFLSARATRA; from the coding sequence ATGCGCATCGCCGTCGGTGGCATTCATATCGAGTGCAGCACATACAATCCCGTCCTGAACGAGGAGAGGGATTTTCGCGTGTTGCGCGGGGAAGCACTGCTGGCATCCCCTTACTTCGGCTTCCTCAAGGATTACGACGCCGAATTCCTGCCGACGATCCATGCCCGCGCCATTGCCGGCGGCCCGGTGTCGCGCGTCACCTACGAGGCCTTCAAGAGCGAATTCCTCGAGCGGCTGAAGCCGCTGCTGCCGCTCGACGGTCTCTACCTCGCCATGCATGGTGCCATGTATGTCGAGGGCATGGAGGATGCCGAGGGCGACTGGATCGGTGCTGCCCGCGCGCTTGTCGGCGAGAATTGCACGGTTGCTGCAAGCTACGACCTGCACGGCAACGTCACCCAGCGCATCATCGATGCGCTCGACATCTTTTCCACCTATCGCACCGCGCCGCATATCGATGTCGAGGAGACGATGCGCCGCTCGGTCTTCATGCTGGTGAAGAGCCTGAAAACCGGCGTGAGGCCGGCCGTCCTCTGGGCGCCGATTCCGGTCGTGCTGCCCGGCGAGCGCACCAGCACCGTCGATGAGCCGGCTAAAGGCCTCTATGGAATGCTGCCGGAAATCGACGCGATCGACGGCGTCTGGGACGCATCCCTGATGGTCGGTTACGTCTGGGCCGACGAGCCGCGCGCCACGGCTGCGGCCATCATGACCGGCACCGACCGCGCCGTGCTGGAGCGTGAAGCCACACACCTCGCGAGCGCCTATTGGGATGCGCGCGAAGATTTCGTCTTCGGTTGCGAGACCGGCTCGGTCGAGGAATGTGTTGCGAAAGCCATCGCAAGCCCGACCGCCCCTGTCGTGCTTGCCGAATCCGGCGACAACCCAACCGGCGGCGGCGTCGGCGACCGGGCCGAGGTGCTGGCGGAGCTGATCGCCAAGGGTGCGACAGGCGTCGTCTTCGCCGGCATCACCGACAAGGCGGCGACCGAGGCCTGTTATGCCGGCGGCATCGGCGCGGCACTCAATCTCAGCGTCGGCGCCTCGCTCGACACTAAGGGCAGCAAGCCGGTCGCGGCCCGCTTCACGGTCAAATTCCTGCACGAAACGCCGGACCCCTCGGACCGTCAGGCAGTGGTTTCGATCGGTGGTATCGACCTCGTGCTCGCGGCCAAGCGCCGGCCCTACCACAATATCGCCGATTTCACCCGGCTCGGGCTCGATCCGCACGGCGCCAGGATCGTCGTCGTCAAATCGGGTTATCTCTCGCCCGAGCTGGCGCCGATCGCCAATCCGAACCTGATGGCGCTCTCGACAGGGGTTGTCGACCAGTTCGTCGAGCGCCTGCCAAGGCTGTGCAAGGTGCATCCGACCTACCCGTTCGACAAGGACTTTGCCTTCGAGCCGCAGGTCTTCCTCTCCGCGCGCGCAACGCGCGCCTGA
- a CDS encoding prolyl-tRNA synthetase associated domain-containing protein: MPENAPKTREDLFAFLDGLGIPHKTVDHAPVFTVAESVALRDQIPGGHTKNLFIKDKKDRYFLLTVEEHAEVDLKQVHTLIGGSGRVSFGRAEKLMDYLGVIPGAVTAFGAINDAAGNVTFVLDADLMREEIVNCHPLSNDATTSIASGDLIRFMEATGHKPLVLKVTS; encoded by the coding sequence ATGCCCGAAAACGCCCCCAAGACAAGAGAAGATCTGTTTGCTTTCCTCGACGGGCTCGGCATCCCGCACAAGACGGTTGATCACGCCCCTGTTTTCACCGTGGCCGAATCGGTTGCGCTACGCGACCAGATCCCCGGCGGCCACACCAAGAACCTTTTCATCAAGGATAAGAAGGACAGGTATTTTCTGCTGACCGTGGAGGAACATGCCGAGGTCGACCTGAAGCAGGTTCACACCCTTATCGGCGGCTCCGGCCGGGTTTCCTTCGGCAGGGCGGAGAAGCTGATGGACTATCTCGGCGTTATCCCCGGCGCGGTCACGGCATTCGGCGCGATCAACGATGCCGCGGGCAATGTCACTTTCGTGCTCGATGCTGATCTGATGCGCGAGGAAATCGTCAACTGCCATCCGCTGTCCAACGATGCGACGACATCGATTGCGAGCGGCGACCTCATCCGTTTCATGGAAGCGACCGGACATAAGCCGCTTGTCTTGAAAGTGACGTCCTGA
- the trxA gene encoding thioredoxin, which translates to MSGSDNPYNGSFGNQMTATTSFGAQPAPAAAAGSYITDTTTANFGKDVIEESRKQPVLVDFWAPWCGPCKQLTPVLEKVVNDAKGRVRLVKMNIDDHPSIAGQLGIQSIPAVIAFVNGRPADGFMGAVPESQIQQFIDRIAGPAGADEAAEIEAVVTEAAELLAAGNLNEAAQLYAAVMQADPENAKAIAGMAECMIAANQHERARQTLTDLPEELSKDAGIQAVLKKLEQIEEARKLGDPVALERDLAANPDDHEARLKLAKILNVEGRRDEAAEHLLLIMRKDRAFDDDGARRQLLQFFEVWGFKDPATVSARRKLSAMLFS; encoded by the coding sequence ATGAGCGGCAGCGACAACCCCTATAATGGTTCCTTCGGAAATCAGATGACGGCGACGACAAGCTTCGGCGCTCAGCCGGCACCCGCGGCTGCGGCAGGCAGCTACATCACCGACACGACGACCGCGAATTTCGGCAAGGACGTCATCGAGGAGTCGCGCAAGCAGCCGGTGCTGGTCGATTTCTGGGCGCCTTGGTGCGGGCCGTGCAAACAGCTGACGCCGGTGCTGGAAAAGGTGGTCAACGACGCCAAGGGCCGCGTCCGGCTGGTCAAGATGAACATCGACGACCATCCCTCGATCGCCGGCCAGCTCGGCATCCAGTCGATCCCCGCCGTCATCGCCTTCGTCAACGGCCGTCCCGCCGACGGCTTCATGGGCGCCGTGCCGGAAAGCCAGATCCAGCAGTTCATCGACCGCATCGCCGGTCCGGCCGGCGCCGACGAGGCGGCCGAGATCGAGGCCGTGGTCACCGAAGCGGCAGAATTGCTGGCCGCCGGCAATCTCAATGAGGCCGCTCAGCTCTACGCCGCCGTGATGCAGGCCGATCCCGAAAATGCCAAGGCGATTGCCGGGATGGCCGAATGCATGATCGCCGCCAACCAGCATGAGCGGGCGCGCCAAACCCTGACGGATCTGCCGGAGGAGCTCTCGAAAGACGCCGGCATCCAGGCGGTGCTGAAAAAGCTCGAACAGATCGAGGAAGCCCGCAAGCTCGGCGATCCGGTTGCGCTCGAACGCGACCTTGCCGCAAACCCCGACGACCACGAGGCACGGCTGAAGCTTGCCAAGATCCTCAATGTCGAAGGCCGGCGCGACGAAGCGGCCGAGCACCTGCTGCTGATCATGCGCAAGGACCGCGCCTTCGACGATGACGGCGCCCGCCGCCAGCTGCTGCAGTTCTTCGAGGTCTGGGGCTTCAAGGATCCGGCGACGGTGTCGGCCCGGCGCAAGCTTTCGGCGATGCTGTTTTCGTAG
- a CDS encoding glucoamylase family protein → MLQRIEDIDAALVDRLQHSAFKYFLKYSNPENGLVADTSIGGVPASIAAVGFALSSYPVAVERCWITRKEAAERTVNTLRFFAEARQGEERHATGHRGFFYHFLHMDTGNRAWNSELSTIDTALLIAGILTAAQYFDREDDETETEIRALATFIYERVDWRWALNKGDTIAMGWKPSSGFLRWRYHGFDEAIILYALALASPTHAIPQSCYDAFTSSYSWMLHGEQSYLYAGPLFIHLFSHAWIDFRGIQDKPMAERNWDYFRNTQVMINVQRDYAERNPGQFVGYNRNIWGFSACDGPPPTRRMRGGRQPKVLGYAARGAPLGPDDGTIAPWAALACLPYDRQAALDGTKALLTSYPNLLLEGGFPGGFNPTVKTKRPEGWVDDRTVGIDQGLVVMTIENERSDFIWKLMRQSPAIRLGLERAGFTGGWLEGIEPEEVVRKFG, encoded by the coding sequence ATGCTGCAACGGATTGAAGACATTGATGCAGCACTCGTCGACAGGCTGCAGCATTCGGCATTCAAGTACTTCCTGAAATATTCCAATCCCGAAAATGGCCTGGTGGCCGATACCTCGATCGGCGGCGTGCCGGCGAGCATCGCAGCCGTCGGCTTTGCGCTTTCCTCCTATCCCGTTGCAGTCGAACGTTGCTGGATCACCCGCAAGGAAGCAGCCGAACGGACGGTCAATACGCTGCGTTTCTTTGCCGAGGCGCGTCAGGGCGAGGAACGTCACGCAACGGGCCACCGCGGCTTTTTCTATCATTTCCTGCACATGGATACCGGCAATCGCGCCTGGAACAGCGAACTCTCGACCATCGACACGGCGCTGCTTATCGCCGGCATCCTGACGGCAGCGCAATATTTCGATCGCGAAGACGACGAGACGGAAACGGAAATCCGCGCGCTCGCGACCTTCATCTACGAGCGCGTCGACTGGCGCTGGGCGCTGAACAAGGGCGATACCATTGCCATGGGCTGGAAGCCCTCTTCCGGCTTCCTGCGCTGGCGCTATCACGGCTTCGACGAGGCGATCATCCTCTATGCGCTGGCGCTCGCCTCGCCGACGCACGCCATTCCGCAATCGTGCTACGACGCCTTCACGTCGAGCTATTCCTGGATGCTGCACGGCGAACAGTCCTATCTCTATGCCGGACCGCTGTTCATCCACCTCTTCTCGCATGCCTGGATCGACTTCCGCGGCATTCAGGACAAGCCGATGGCGGAGCGGAACTGGGATTACTTCCGCAACACCCAGGTGATGATCAACGTCCAGCGTGATTATGCCGAGCGCAATCCCGGCCAGTTCGTTGGCTACAACCGGAATATCTGGGGTTTCTCCGCCTGCGACGGCCCGCCGCCGACACGGCGCATGCGCGGCGGCCGCCAGCCGAAGGTGCTGGGCTACGCCGCCCGCGGCGCGCCTCTCGGCCCGGATGACGGCACGATCGCGCCCTGGGCGGCCCTTGCCTGCCTGCCCTACGACCGGCAGGCGGCTCTCGACGGCACCAAGGCGCTGCTGACCAGCTATCCGAACCTGCTCCTGGAAGGCGGCTTTCCCGGCGGCTTCAACCCGACCGTCAAGACCAAGCGGCCGGAAGGCTGGGTCGACGACCGCACCGTCGGCATCGACCAGGGTCTTGTCGTCATGACCATCGAGAACGAGCGCTCCGACTTCATCTGGAAACTGATGCGGCAATCGCCGGCCATCCGCCTCGGGCTCGAGCGTGCCGGCTTCACCGGCGGCTGGCTCGAAGGCATCGAGCCGGAAGAAGTGGTGCGCAAGTTCGGCTGA
- a CDS encoding ABC transporter ATP-binding protein: protein MTLLTIENISKRYGPVQALKDISLDVQAGSRTAVVGPSGSGKTTLLRIIAGFEQPDVGRVTLDGEVLADGLATVPAHKRGIGIVSQDGALFPHLSVAENIGFGFERGAADREKRIVELLDMVELDRGMLVRRPHQLSGGQQQRVALARALGRKPRLMLLDEPFSALDTGLRENMRKAVARVLQAAGITAVLVTHDQEEALTFADQVAVLREGRLIQAGSPQSLYLHPRDRETALFLGDAVLLPAIIRNGLADCALGRVAVEGNRQGKAEIMLRPEQIRVVADEGDRRYGGRVVEVEFGGAVCTVAVSLDGVALPPILIKTSSVALPSRGDLVRLDIAGKAHIFES, encoded by the coding sequence ATGACGCTGCTTACGATCGAAAACATCAGCAAGCGCTATGGGCCTGTGCAGGCGCTGAAGGATATTTCGCTGGATGTCCAGGCGGGCAGCCGCACGGCGGTCGTCGGCCCGTCCGGTTCGGGCAAGACGACGCTGCTGCGCATCATTGCCGGCTTCGAGCAACCCGATGTCGGCAGGGTGACGCTCGATGGCGAAGTCCTTGCCGATGGGCTCGCGACGGTGCCGGCCCATAAGCGCGGCATCGGCATCGTTTCGCAGGACGGCGCGCTGTTTCCGCACCTGAGCGTCGCCGAGAATATCGGCTTCGGCTTCGAGCGGGGGGCAGCGGATCGGGAGAAGCGCATCGTCGAGCTGCTCGACATGGTCGAGCTCGACCGCGGCATGCTGGTGCGGCGCCCGCACCAGCTGTCCGGCGGCCAGCAGCAGCGCGTGGCGCTCGCCCGTGCGCTCGGCCGCAAGCCGCGGCTGATGTTGCTCGACGAACCTTTCTCGGCACTCGATACCGGATTGCGCGAGAATATGCGCAAGGCGGTGGCGCGCGTGCTGCAGGCGGCCGGCATCACCGCTGTGCTCGTCACGCATGATCAGGAAGAGGCGCTGACCTTTGCCGATCAGGTTGCGGTTCTGAGAGAGGGGCGGTTGATCCAGGCGGGGTCGCCGCAGTCATTGTATCTGCATCCGCGGGATCGCGAGACGGCGCTGTTTCTCGGCGACGCCGTGCTGCTTCCGGCCATCATCCGCAACGGCCTCGCCGACTGTGCGCTCGGCCGCGTCGCCGTCGAAGGCAATCGTCAGGGCAAGGCGGAGATCATGCTGCGGCCGGAGCAGATCCGCGTCGTTGCCGATGAAGGCGATCGTCGCTATGGCGGGCGTGTCGTCGAGGTGGAGTTCGGCGGCGCGGTCTGCACCGTTGCGGTGTCGCTCGACGGTGTCGCCCTGCCGCCGATCCTGATCAAGACCTCAAGCGTCGCGCTTCCCTCACGCGGCGATCTCGTTCGCCTCGATATCGCGGGCAAGGCGCATATTTTCGAAAGCTAA
- a CDS encoding LON peptidase substrate-binding domain-containing protein, which yields MRDGYMQVGNARYLKPGDLPDTIAVFPLTGALLLPAGQLPLNIFEPRYLAMLDAALTGNRLIGMVQPALGEHEDKGGDPNLAAVGCLGRITSFAETGDGRYIVSLTGVCRFRLLEEKTTSDPFRTFRIAPFIADLSAANEEEAVDRAALLTAFKAYLDANKLEADWESVERASNLTLVNSLAMMSPFGPAEKQALLEAPDLKTRAETLIAITEIVLARVFGDSDTVLQ from the coding sequence ATGCGGGACGGTTACATGCAAGTCGGGAATGCCAGATACCTGAAGCCGGGCGATCTGCCTGATACGATCGCCGTCTTCCCCCTGACCGGTGCCCTCCTTCTGCCGGCCGGGCAGCTTCCGCTCAACATTTTCGAACCGCGTTATCTGGCGATGCTGGATGCGGCACTGACGGGAAACCGGCTGATCGGCATGGTCCAGCCGGCGCTCGGCGAACACGAAGACAAAGGCGGCGATCCCAACCTTGCCGCTGTCGGCTGCCTCGGCCGCATCACCTCCTTCGCCGAGACCGGCGATGGGCGCTATATCGTCTCGCTGACCGGCGTCTGCCGCTTTCGGTTGCTGGAGGAGAAAACCACCAGCGATCCCTTCCGTACCTTCCGTATCGCCCCGTTCATCGCCGATCTCTCGGCCGCCAACGAGGAGGAGGCGGTCGACCGCGCAGCACTTCTGACCGCCTTCAAGGCCTATCTCGATGCCAACAAGCTGGAAGCCGATTGGGAGAGCGTCGAGCGGGCGAGCAATCTGACGCTCGTCAATTCGCTGGCGATGATGTCGCCGTTCGGGCCGGCGGAAAAACAGGCGCTGTTAGAGGCGCCCGATCTGAAGACGCGGGCCGAAACGCTGATCGCCATTACCGAGATCGTACTGGCGCGTGTCTTCGGTGACTCCGACACGGTTCTGCAGTAG
- a CDS encoding P-II family nitrogen regulator — MGNQMKIVMAIIKPFKLDEVREALTAIGIQGLTVTEVKGYGRQKGHTEIYRGTEYAVSFLPKLKIEIAVASELVDRAVEAIAASAKTGQIGDGKIFVYSIDHAVRIRTGETDSEAL, encoded by the coding sequence ATGGGAAACCAGATGAAAATTGTGATGGCTATTATCAAGCCGTTCAAGCTCGATGAGGTCCGCGAAGCTCTTACGGCGATCGGTATTCAGGGACTGACCGTAACCGAAGTGAAGGGTTACGGGCGCCAGAAGGGGCATACCGAAATCTATCGCGGCACCGAATATGCGGTCAGCTTCCTGCCGAAGCTCAAGATCGAAATCGCCGTTGCATCGGAACTCGTCGACCGGGCGGTTGAAGCCATCGCGGCGTCGGCCAAAACCGGTCAGATCGGCGACGGCAAGATTTTCGTCTATTCGATCGATCATGCCGTGCGCATCCGTACGGGCGAAACCGATTCAGAAGCGCTGTAA